The Gammaproteobacteria bacterium region TTGGCACCTTGATTGGCGTATTATTATATTGGTTGTTATCTTCGGCAGGTTTATCGTTATCGCTTTATATCGCCGTGACGGTTGTCTGTTTTGTTGCCGGCATCTGGATATGTCAATACACAGCGAATGCTTTAGGGGTTCATGATCATCCGGCCATAGTATGGGATGAGGTGGTTGGTTATCTCATTACCATGATGTTTGCGCCCAGTGGCTGGTTATGGATGCTTATCGGTTTTATTTTATTTCGCTTGTTTGATATTTGGAAGCCGTGGCCTATTCGAGTCATTGACCGTGGCGTGCACGGTGGCTTCGGTATTATGTTTGATGATGTGTTGGCAGGTATTTATGCGGCTATCATTTTAGCGTTGCTTGCTTATAGTATTTAGCATTGAGCTAAACTATTCTCGGTAGAGTAAGCTAGTCTATTGAGACGAATACAGGTGCGGTTGTATTAAGGAACCGGCCTGAATGGGACGCTATTTTTGGTGGAATGTCTTCCATTGCTTTTCCTCCGTGCAAGCATGTAAGAGCAATATTACTGTATAAGTATACAGCAACTAAGGCTTAGATATATGGAATACTCCATATATTTTTCTAATCAAAATATAGAAAACTAAAAATTAATACGATTAATTAATAGGTTATGAGAGGCATGCCAGTTATTTTATAGCTGTAAACAATAACCAGATAAACTGGCCTAGGCCGTATTTTGTTCTGGTATTGATTGTGTTAATTTTGGATAACATATTGAATTATAATAATTAAGCTTAATAATTATGCGGAACTTAATAAGTGATACATAGCCAGGTGATATACGGAACGTTCCATAGAATAAACTGTTATGTTTCATCAAGCATTAAGCCATGGTTAGCAAACCTATGTGTGAATTAAGAAATATTGGCAAAACTGTGTCTACTCGACTACACGGAATTGGC contains the following coding sequences:
- a CDS encoding phosphatidylglycerophosphatase A; translated protein: MLSPSLLKNPIHALALGFGTGLAPKAPGTFGTLIGVLLYWLLSSAGLSLSLYIAVTVVCFVAGIWICQYTANALGVHDHPAIVWDEVVGYLITMMFAPSGWLWMLIGFILFRLFDIWKPWPIRVIDRGVHGGFGIMFDDVLAGIYAAIILALLAYSI